The following nucleotide sequence is from Methanobrevibacter thaueri.
GATTAAGTTGATACTGTTTCTCATATATTGAGTATGTTCTTTTGCAATTTCTTCAAATCTTAAAATTTCATCATGATAATTAGCCATTTACTACACCTAATATCCAATTATATATTTATGATTTAATTTTTGTTTATCATTTAATATAAATTTAATATTTTAATGGTGTTTTCAAAACCAAAATGACATAAGTCAAGAAAAAGAATGCAAGGAGTAAAAATAATATTCCACCGATGAAAATGGACATTACACCAAAACCGTCAACCAAAAATCCTCCGATTGCAATACCAAGGGCGATTCCGCCGTTCAAGACGCTTAAAAATATGCCATTGGCAAGTTCTGGAGTGTCGGGCAGAACTGACGCCTCGATGTATTGAATCAAGTTATAGCCCATACCATCCAATATTCCAAATATCAAAATCAGTATCAAGACAGGAATCAGATAATCGGCAAAGGCATGCATTCCCAAAAACACCGCTGCACACACCAGCTGGAAAACGATCAGTGTTGCTTTGTCCTTTTTTGCAATCATCTTTCCGCCCAGCCATGTGCCGAAAATGGAGATTACACCATAGGCAAAAAGGAAAATGCTCAGCCTGTATGTATAGACATGGCTGACAGTCTGCAGGAAGTATGGAATGTAGTTGTAGACTATGCTTGCGCCTATTGGCATCATTATGATGCCGACAGTGGCCAAAACGAATTCCCTTGACTTTAAAGAGGACAAAGGCATTTCATAGCTTTTTGACTCGCCGGGCAATCTAGGGAAGAATATTGCAATCAATATTAATGTCATGAGATTGAAGAGGAAAATCCAGCTCATGGCGACCTGATAGCCGAAGATTGTCCCCAATCCTGTTGTAATCGGCAATCCGACAATGCTTCCGATTGAAATGCCGAGGAGGATCCTTGTGATGTAGTCCTGCTGCTGATTTTCCGGCGCTATCTTCTCGCAGAAGGTCAGGGCGATTGCGATGAACGCCGGATAGAAGACCGCCGAAAGGATTCTGAAAAAGCTTGCAATGTAGATGTTTCCTGTGAAAATGATTACAAGGTTTGACACCGCAAAAATCCCGAGTATTGCGATGAATGTCCTTTTGATCTCGAACCTTGAAAACAGGACAGGTATGAAAAGCCCTGTTACGGCAATCGTGAATGTGAAGGATGAAACGTATAACCCGGAAACGGCAATGGATGTGGCAAAATGCTCGGATATCTGTGATATCATGCCTATTATGCTCAATGGAGTGTTTATGCCCATTGTTGAAAGCATCAATATGTATAACAGTACTTTTGGATTATAGCTCATGTTGAATTCCTCATTAAATAACAATAGTTATGTAAAAAATAGCATATATATTTTGAGAAATTCTGAA
It contains:
- a CDS encoding MFS transporter — its product is MSYNPKVLLYILMLSTMGINTPLSIIGMISQISEHFATSIAVSGLYVSSFTFTIAVTGLFIPVLFSRFEIKRTFIAILGIFAVSNLVIIFTGNIYIASFFRILSAVFYPAFIAIALTFCEKIAPENQQQDYITRILLGISIGSIVGLPITTGLGTIFGYQVAMSWIFLFNLMTLILIAIFFPRLPGESKSYEMPLSSLKSREFVLATVGIIMMPIGASIVYNYIPYFLQTVSHVYTYRLSIFLFAYGVISIFGTWLGGKMIAKKDKATLIVFQLVCAAVFLGMHAFADYLIPVLILILIFGILDGMGYNLIQYIEASVLPDTPELANGIFLSVLNGGIALGIAIGGFLVDGFGVMSIFIGGILFLLLAFFFLTYVILVLKTPLKY